The Deinococcus sonorensis KR-87 genome includes a window with the following:
- a CDS encoding SDR family oxidoreductase, with the protein MRVLLTGGSGRLGQELQALLPEMVAPASSELDVTNPESVRAVVDREQPDVIVHAAAYTDVGAAERNRARCWQVNVEGTRHMAQAANAVGAKLLHISTDYVFDGDQGHYRETDTPGPPVNYYALTKLVAEEAARAATRHLIVRTSFRPREFAYPVAFSDVFTSQDYVDIIALDIALAIQHAPDISDEVLHIATERKSVYELARRRRPDVQEGTRASAGVRLPGDVSLDSGRWRELRALLSSSA; encoded by the coding sequence ATGCGGGTGCTGCTCACCGGCGGCAGCGGCCGGCTGGGCCAGGAACTGCAGGCGCTGCTGCCTGAAATGGTGGCGCCTGCGAGTTCGGAACTCGACGTCACCAATCCGGAAAGTGTAAGGGCGGTCGTTGATCGGGAGCAGCCCGACGTGATCGTCCATGCGGCGGCCTACACCGACGTGGGCGCAGCTGAGCGGAACCGGGCGCGCTGCTGGCAGGTGAACGTGGAAGGCACCCGCCACATGGCGCAGGCGGCTAACGCGGTAGGTGCGAAACTGCTGCACATCAGCACCGACTACGTCTTTGACGGCGACCAGGGCCATTACCGCGAGACCGACACGCCTGGACCCCCGGTCAACTACTACGCCCTGACCAAGCTCGTAGCCGAGGAGGCCGCCCGCGCGGCCACCCGGCACCTGATCGTCCGTACCAGCTTCCGGCCCCGGGAGTTCGCGTATCCGGTGGCGTTTAGCGACGTTTTTACTAGCCAGGACTACGTGGATATTATCGCGCTGGACATTGCCCTGGCCATCCAGCACGCGCCCGATATTTCGGATGAGGTGCTGCACATCGCCACCGAGCGCAAGAGTGTGTATGAGCTGGCTCGGCGGCGACGGCCGGACGTGCAGGAGGGCACCCGGGCCAGCGCCGGTGTCCGGCTGCCGGGCGACGTCAGCCTGGATTCCGGGCGGTGGCGCGAGCTGCGCGCCTTGCTGTCTTCCTCCGCCTAG
- a CDS encoding O-antigen ligase family protein yields MTAPLFSRAQRFIVAWLALLPTLPFLSVLSLGSLHWRALPRQFQLIFAVMATTQMIAAALSPSPLLSLALAAGRLLLVLALIGAGHRLQTAQLRWALVGLGVVYVTAYADALLGQRSASLLTIRLLHPFLTPPSLGLAGAAGVLLAVAASGAALWWRLPVGLLALSVCVLSGSRSPLLGLLVGLLVILTARRRRWAALLVGGLAFLALTAAGTLSTNSVLERYASISNTDRDLIWNNTLSVIQPHLWSGVGPYQLGGFLQPPGQSCELWPSLTARGVGCPLAVQHLQGAWLIAHNLMLHQLAETGLIGTLGYALLLGLAVPLMLRSSLPVAGLSPLLLVASLVDNVLLVPSPFFAELFWIGLGMALREGATSGTPSAVLLAPTRLVLSACAVAGLYLYPLWTSLWPHPRPTTVQVVAASGARHWPRNQPYRVDVLLQGHGSYRVVLRGCLSSCRTLGMLPVNLDSVSSQPWDGWLEERLPTAPGRATRVLLELYPLNAPPFSIQPLARSSWLVDER; encoded by the coding sequence ATGACCGCCCCCCTTTTCTCCCGGGCACAACGCTTCATAGTGGCCTGGCTGGCGCTGCTGCCGACGTTACCCTTCCTCAGTGTGTTGTCTCTGGGCTCGCTGCACTGGCGCGCCCTTCCCAGACAGTTTCAGCTGATCTTTGCTGTGATGGCCACCACCCAGATGATCGCTGCCGCATTGAGCCCTTCACCGTTGCTGTCACTGGCGCTGGCGGCCGGACGGCTGCTTCTGGTACTTGCCCTGATTGGAGCGGGGCACCGTCTACAGACGGCGCAACTGCGCTGGGCGTTGGTGGGTCTCGGCGTGGTGTACGTCACTGCTTATGCCGACGCGCTGCTGGGACAGCGCAGCGCGTCCCTCCTGACCATCCGGCTGTTGCACCCGTTTCTGACCCCACCCTCGTTGGGGCTGGCCGGGGCCGCCGGGGTGCTGCTGGCGGTGGCCGCCTCCGGCGCGGCGCTGTGGTGGCGCCTGCCTGTCGGCCTGCTCGCCCTCAGCGTGTGTGTCCTGAGCGGCAGCCGCTCTCCCCTGCTGGGGCTGCTGGTGGGCCTGCTGGTCATCCTGACGGCGCGACGTCGGCGCTGGGCAGCCCTGCTGGTGGGTGGGCTCGCCTTCCTGGCCCTGACGGCAGCCGGCACCCTCAGCACCAACAGCGTATTGGAGCGCTACGCCTCCATCAGTAACACCGACCGTGACCTGATCTGGAACAACACCCTATCGGTCATCCAGCCTCACCTGTGGAGCGGTGTGGGGCCATATCAGCTGGGCGGGTTCCTGCAGCCTCCTGGGCAGTCATGCGAGTTGTGGCCCTCACTGACGGCGCGTGGCGTGGGCTGTCCTTTAGCCGTACAGCATCTCCAGGGCGCTTGGCTGATCGCTCATAACCTGATGCTGCACCAACTGGCCGAAACCGGGCTGATCGGCACCCTGGGCTATGCCCTGCTGCTGGGCTTGGCCGTGCCACTGATGCTGCGCTCCAGCCTGCCGGTGGCCGGGCTGAGCCCCCTGCTGTTGGTAGCCAGTCTGGTAGACAATGTGCTGCTGGTGCCCAGCCCCTTCTTTGCCGAGCTGTTCTGGATCGGCCTGGGGATGGCGCTGCGCGAGGGCGCCACTTCCGGCACCCCTTCTGCCGTCCTGCTGGCACCGACGCGGCTGGTGCTCAGTGCCTGCGCGGTGGCTGGCCTGTATCTATATCCGCTCTGGACATCGCTGTGGCCGCACCCTCGTCCCACCACGGTACAAGTGGTGGCTGCCAGCGGTGCCCGCCACTGGCCCCGGAACCAGCCCTACCGGGTGGATGTGCTCCTGCAGGGCCATGGCAGTTACCGTGTGGTGTTGCGCGGCTGCCTGAGCAGCTGCCGGACTCTGGGCATGCTGCCGGTGAACCTGGACAGCGTCAGCTCCCAGCCCTGGGACGGGTGGCTGGAAGAACGGCTCCCCACCGCTCCAGGGCGGGCCACCCGCGTGCTGCTGGAACTGTATCCGCTCAATGCTCCGCCCTTTTCGATCCAGCCGCTGGCCCGCAGCAGCTGGCTGGTGGATGAGCGGTGA
- the lpdA gene encoding dihydrolipoyl dehydrogenase, with amino-acid sequence METFDVVVIGGGPAGYVAAIRSAQLGLKTACVDSFTRNGKGSLGGTCLNIGCIPSKALLDSSERYEMIQHEAAEHGINVQGTSLDVAKMLARKDSVVDKLTGGVAFLFRKNKVTSYTGLGRLVRQEGDGWVVDMAGSEVLARNVIVATGSSPRALPGVQFSERIVENSGALNFPEVPERLGVIGAGVIGVELGSVWRRLGATVTVLEALPGFLMAADAAVSKEALKQFQKQGLDFHFSVRIEGIEEQGERVKVRYTEKEQTVEAEFDRLIVAVGRVPHTTGLGAEAVGLALDERGFIPVDAHYRTNLPGVYAIGDVIGGAMLAHKAEDEGVALAEQLAGKPGHVNYNVIPWVIYTSPEIAWAGLTEASAKEKGLKVRTGQFPFSANGRALGHNDTRGFVKVVADADTDQILGVHMVGPNVSEMIAEAVTVMEFGGSAEDLARTVHAHPTLSEAVKEAALAVDKRAIHA; translated from the coding sequence ATGGAGACCTTCGATGTCGTGGTGATTGGCGGCGGACCCGCCGGATACGTGGCGGCCATCCGCTCGGCCCAGCTTGGGCTCAAGACCGCGTGTGTGGACAGCTTCACGCGCAATGGCAAGGGCTCGCTGGGCGGCACCTGCCTGAATATCGGCTGCATTCCCAGCAAGGCCCTCCTGGACAGCAGCGAACGCTACGAGATGATCCAGCACGAGGCGGCCGAGCACGGCATCAACGTGCAGGGCACCTCGCTGGACGTGGCGAAGATGCTGGCGCGCAAGGACAGCGTGGTGGACAAGCTGACCGGCGGCGTGGCGTTCCTGTTCCGCAAGAACAAGGTCACCAGCTACACCGGGCTGGGCCGGCTGGTGCGTCAGGAAGGGGACGGCTGGGTGGTGGACATGGCCGGCAGCGAGGTGCTGGCCCGCAACGTCATCGTGGCGACCGGCAGCAGCCCCCGGGCCCTGCCGGGCGTGCAGTTCAGCGAGCGCATTGTGGAGAACAGCGGCGCGCTGAACTTCCCGGAGGTGCCCGAGCGGCTGGGCGTGATCGGGGCCGGCGTGATCGGCGTGGAGCTGGGCAGCGTGTGGCGCCGGCTGGGCGCGACGGTGACGGTGCTGGAAGCGCTGCCCGGCTTCCTTATGGCCGCCGACGCCGCCGTGAGCAAGGAGGCCCTCAAGCAGTTCCAGAAGCAGGGCCTGGACTTCCACTTCAGCGTGCGGATCGAGGGCATCGAGGAGCAGGGCGAGCGCGTGAAGGTGCGCTACACCGAGAAGGAGCAGACGGTGGAGGCTGAATTCGACCGGCTGATCGTGGCGGTGGGCCGGGTGCCGCACACCACCGGCCTGGGCGCCGAGGCAGTGGGCCTGGCGCTGGACGAGCGCGGCTTCATTCCGGTGGATGCCCACTACCGCACCAACCTGCCGGGCGTGTACGCCATCGGGGACGTGATCGGCGGCGCCATGCTGGCCCACAAGGCCGAGGACGAGGGCGTGGCGCTGGCCGAGCAGCTGGCCGGGAAGCCGGGGCACGTCAACTACAACGTGATTCCCTGGGTGATCTACACCAGCCCGGAAATCGCCTGGGCCGGGCTGACCGAGGCGAGTGCCAAGGAAAAGGGCCTGAAGGTCCGGACCGGGCAGTTTCCCTTCTCGGCCAACGGCCGGGCACTGGGCCACAACGACACGCGCGGGTTCGTGAAGGTGGTGGCGGACGCCGATACCGACCAGATTCTGGGCGTCCACATGGTGGGACCCAACGTCTCGGAGATGATCGCGGAGGCGGTGACCGTGATGGAGTTCGGCGGCAGTGCTGAGGACCTGGCGCGGACCGTGCACGCCCACCCCACCCTCAGCGAGGCGGTCAAGGAGGCGGCGCTGGCGGTGGACAAGCGGGCCATTCACGCCTGA
- a CDS encoding S10 family peptidase, whose amino-acid sequence MTDAPPPSAPAAPQDQVSVTHHTLHLNGRELRYTATAGTMVLHEERLKEGAVEGARPQAELFFVAYALEDQDAATRPLTFSFNGGPGSSSVWLHLGLLGPRRVVMGDAGQLTGPPYQLTDNEFTLLLHSDLVFIDPVSTGYSRATEGNKPADFHGFQPDIETVGEFIRLWTTRAERWLSPKFLIGESYGTTRAAALSGHLQERHGLFLNGIMLVSSILDFSTVDFTPGHDLAYVLHFPTYAATAWYHGRLDPTRTLPEVLQEAEAFAAGEYHQGLFRGARLTDEERQRLAQTYARLTGLDEAFVLRHDLRVPLDRYTKELLRTQARTVGRLDSRFTGMDRNAGGGEYEYDPSMSAIVGPYTAAINHLLRHELGYRSDLPYEVLTGRVWPWSYREFENRHVRVSDTLRGAMHRNPHLKVYVGSGYFDFATPYFATRHTLDHLALDPALHGNIREHTYEAGHMMYVHGPSLAQQSQDLASFIGWATGQDS is encoded by the coding sequence ATGACCGATGCCCCTCCCCCGTCCGCACCCGCTGCACCCCAGGACCAGGTCAGCGTCACCCACCACACCCTGCACCTGAACGGCCGTGAGCTGCGCTACACCGCCACCGCCGGCACCATGGTGCTGCACGAGGAACGGCTCAAGGAGGGCGCGGTCGAGGGCGCCCGGCCCCAGGCCGAGCTGTTCTTCGTGGCCTACGCGCTGGAGGATCAGGACGCGGCGACCCGCCCGCTGACCTTCAGCTTCAATGGCGGCCCCGGCAGCAGCAGCGTGTGGCTGCACCTGGGCCTGCTGGGCCCGCGCCGGGTGGTGATGGGCGACGCCGGCCAGCTCACCGGGCCGCCCTATCAGCTCACCGACAACGAATTCACCCTGCTGCTGCACTCGGACCTGGTGTTCATCGATCCGGTCAGCACCGGCTACTCGCGCGCCACGGAGGGCAACAAACCCGCCGACTTCCACGGCTTCCAGCCGGACATCGAGACGGTGGGCGAGTTCATCCGGCTGTGGACCACCCGCGCCGAGCGCTGGCTGAGCCCCAAGTTCCTGATCGGCGAGAGCTACGGCACCACCCGCGCCGCCGCCCTGAGCGGCCACCTGCAGGAGCGCCACGGCCTGTTCCTGAACGGGATCATGCTGGTGAGCAGCATCCTGGACTTCTCGACGGTGGACTTCACCCCCGGCCACGACCTGGCGTATGTGCTGCACTTTCCCACCTACGCGGCCACCGCGTGGTACCACGGCCGGCTGGACCCGACCCGCACCCTGCCGGAGGTGCTGCAGGAGGCCGAGGCGTTCGCGGCCGGCGAGTATCACCAGGGCCTGTTCCGGGGCGCCCGCCTGACGGACGAGGAGCGGCAGCGGCTCGCCCAGACCTATGCGCGGCTCACCGGGCTGGATGAGGCCTTCGTGCTGCGCCACGACCTGCGGGTGCCGCTGGACCGCTACACCAAGGAACTGCTGCGCACTCAGGCCCGCACGGTGGGCCGGCTGGACAGCCGCTTCACCGGCATGGACCGTAACGCGGGCGGCGGCGAGTACGAGTACGACCCGAGCATGAGCGCCATTGTGGGGCCGTACACCGCCGCCATCAACCACCTGCTGCGTCACGAACTCGGCTACCGCTCGGACCTGCCCTACGAGGTGCTGACGGGCCGCGTGTGGCCCTGGAGCTACCGCGAGTTCGAGAACCGGCACGTGCGCGTCTCGGACACCCTGCGCGGCGCCATGCACCGCAATCCTCACCTGAAGGTCTACGTGGGCAGCGGCTACTTTGATTTCGCCACCCCCTACTTCGCCACCCGTCACACGCTGGACCACCTGGCACTGGACCCGGCGCTGCACGGAAACATCCGCGAGCACACGTATGAGGCGGGCCACATGATGTACGTGCACGGCCCCAGCCTGGCGCAGCAGAGCCAGGACCTGGCCAGCTTCATCGGCTGGGCGACGGGCCAGGACAGCTGA
- the ispH gene encoding 4-hydroxy-3-methylbut-2-enyl diphosphate reductase gives MIERVVLAKPRGFCAGVVMAIGAVEKAARQEQQPVTVYHSIVHNHTVVERLEQQHGVQFVEDLDSLPQAGGSDTVVFSAHGVSPVIREQARQRGLSVIDATCPLVTKVHTEARKYAREGYSILLIGDSARHQEVIGTSGEAPEHTILVGVLGKSGPGLHDPHTVEVPDPERVVVLTQTTLSVDDTRRTVDILKARFPALVVPPSEDLCYATKNRQDEVRRIAGQVDAFLVLTSTHSSNGMRLLELAEAECGRAYRLETDADLDGLNLQGVRSVGITSAASTPDDLVQAVVERLRQRNPELQVTEEGEWEHIEFREPKKLRPEEQVSRVR, from the coding sequence ATGATCGAACGAGTGGTCCTGGCCAAGCCCCGCGGATTCTGTGCCGGCGTCGTGATGGCGATCGGCGCGGTCGAGAAGGCTGCCCGCCAGGAACAGCAGCCGGTGACGGTGTACCACAGCATCGTGCATAACCACACGGTGGTGGAGCGGCTGGAGCAGCAGCACGGCGTGCAGTTCGTGGAGGACCTGGACAGCCTGCCGCAGGCGGGCGGCAGCGACACGGTGGTGTTCAGCGCCCACGGGGTCAGCCCGGTGATCCGGGAACAGGCGCGGCAGCGCGGCCTGTCGGTGATCGACGCCACCTGTCCGCTGGTCACCAAGGTGCACACCGAGGCGCGCAAGTACGCCCGCGAGGGCTACAGCATCCTGCTGATCGGTGACAGCGCCCGGCATCAGGAGGTGATCGGCACCAGCGGGGAGGCCCCGGAGCACACCATCCTGGTGGGCGTGCTGGGCAAGAGCGGTCCGGGCCTCCACGACCCGCACACCGTAGAGGTGCCGGACCCGGAGCGGGTGGTGGTGCTGACCCAGACCACCCTCAGCGTGGACGACACCCGGCGCACCGTGGACATTCTGAAAGCCCGCTTTCCGGCGCTGGTGGTGCCGCCCAGCGAGGACCTGTGTTATGCCACCAAGAACCGTCAGGACGAGGTGCGGCGCATCGCCGGGCAGGTGGACGCCTTTCTGGTGCTGACCAGCACCCACTCCAGCAACGGCATGCGCCTGCTGGAACTGGCCGAGGCCGAGTGCGGCCGCGCCTACCGGCTGGAAACCGACGCCGACCTGGATGGCCTGAACCTGCAGGGCGTGCGGTCGGTGGGCATCACCAGCGCGGCCAGCACGCCGGACGATCTGGTGCAGGCGGTGGTGGAGCGGCTGCGTCAGCGCAACCCTGAGCTGCAGGTCACGGAGGAGGGCGAGTGGGAACACATCGAGTTCCGCGAACCCAAAAAGCTGCGTCCGGAGGAGCAGGTCAGCCGGGTCCGCTAG
- a CDS encoding acyl-CoA dehydrogenase, with protein MTSPLTAAPSGTFGFGLSDEQRLIVQTVREYAQAEILPKSAAYDRSGEYPREQLRGLADLGLLGATMPERWGGAELDTVTYALCLEEIAAADASVAVIVSVQNGLPTQMLLRHGTDEQRERFLRPLASGERLGAFCLTEAEAGSDAASLRTRAVRDEHGWVLSGSKAWITSGNQADTYLVLARSGGSGASGVSCFIVERGTPGLSAGVPEEKLGLHAAHTTTVQLDDVRVPHEHLLGAEGQGLKIALSSLDAGRIGIAMQAIGIARSALEHAARYARERVQFGRPIAEQQGVSFKLADMAARIEAARLVALKAAWLKDQGQPHGQEASMAKLLASEVAVDAARDAVQIFGGNGYSREYPVERLYRDAKITEIYEGTSEIQRIVIARAVLERLG; from the coding sequence ATGACCAGTCCCCTGACCGCCGCCCCGAGCGGCACCTTCGGCTTCGGCCTGTCGGACGAGCAGCGCCTGATCGTGCAGACGGTGCGCGAGTATGCCCAGGCCGAGATTCTGCCCAAGAGTGCCGCCTATGACCGCTCCGGCGAGTACCCGCGCGAGCAGCTGCGCGGGCTGGCCGATCTGGGCCTGCTGGGGGCCACCATGCCCGAGCGGTGGGGCGGCGCCGAGCTGGACACCGTGACCTACGCGCTGTGCCTGGAGGAGATCGCGGCGGCCGACGCCAGCGTGGCCGTGATCGTGAGCGTCCAGAACGGCCTGCCCACCCAGATGCTGCTGCGCCACGGCACCGATGAGCAGCGCGAGCGGTTCCTGCGGCCGCTAGCCAGCGGGGAGCGGCTGGGCGCCTTCTGCCTCACGGAAGCCGAGGCCGGTTCGGACGCCGCGAGCCTGCGGACCCGCGCCGTGCGCGACGAACACGGCTGGGTGCTGAGCGGCAGCAAGGCCTGGATCACCAGCGGCAACCAGGCCGACACCTACCTGGTGCTGGCCCGCAGTGGCGGCAGCGGGGCCAGCGGGGTCAGCTGCTTCATCGTGGAGCGTGGCACGCCGGGGCTGAGCGCCGGCGTGCCGGAGGAGAAGCTGGGGCTGCACGCGGCCCACACCACCACCGTCCAGCTGGACGACGTGCGGGTGCCGCACGAGCACCTGCTGGGCGCCGAGGGGCAGGGCCTCAAGATCGCGCTCTCCAGCCTGGACGCCGGACGCATCGGCATCGCCATGCAGGCGATCGGCATTGCCCGCAGCGCCCTGGAACATGCGGCCCGCTACGCCCGCGAGCGGGTGCAGTTCGGCCGGCCCATCGCCGAGCAGCAGGGTGTCAGCTTCAAGCTGGCCGACATGGCCGCCCGCATCGAGGCCGCGCGGCTGGTGGCGCTGAAGGCCGCCTGGCTCAAGGACCAGGGGCAGCCGCACGGGCAGGAGGCCAGCATGGCCAAGCTGCTCGCCTCGGAGGTGGCCGTGGACGCGGCCAGAGACGCGGTACAGATCTTCGGCGGCAACGGGTACAGCCGTGAGTATCCGGTGGAGCGGCTGTACCGAGACGCCAAGATCACAGAGATCTACGAAGGCACCAGCGAAATTCAGCGCATCGTGATCGCGCGCGCGGTGCTGGAGCGGCTGGGCTGA
- a CDS encoding bifunctional metallophosphatase/5'-nucleotidase, whose product MKKNVMLVSLVLGLSACSNLGNKPTTTDVTVLGLNDFHGNLEPTGFAGKKIPDPKDSTKTINLPTGGAAIIGGYVDSVRAKNANTLFVGAGDLIGASPVTSSLLRDEPTIIAMTKMGMKVSSLGNHEFDQGLKELLRMQNGGCDSNDTTKACKFQNPYPKSGFRYLGANVVYHDTLKPVFDPYEIETTKSGAKVAFIGAVLKGTPDIVSPEGIKGLDFLDEAASINKYIPELKAKKVDAIFVLIHQGGTSPDGYAASACTTLTGPIVDIANAIDPAVSVIISGHTHQGYNCKVGDKTVIQGDFYGHLLQRVDLKLDLVAHKVLNVTAANVIMDASADTTIPKSQDLSALVTKAKGLTDTIKLTPIAKIAAPSISKTQNAAGESALGDVIADSQLYATSDASHGSAQIAFMNPGGIRADLLPSAANNTVTFGDTYTVQPFGNTLTVMTLTGAQIKTVLEQQWQGQSNGPRILQVSKGFTYSYDLSKPDGSKVDAASIKLNGTVVNPTSGYRVVVNNFIAGGGDSFVEFKNGTNVLQQPNLADVDAFNAYLKANEPLATPAQDRIIKLGQ is encoded by the coding sequence ATGAAAAAGAACGTCATGCTGGTTTCGCTGGTGTTGGGCCTGTCGGCCTGTTCGAACCTGGGCAACAAACCCACCACCACCGACGTCACGGTGCTGGGCCTCAACGACTTCCACGGCAACCTGGAACCCACTGGCTTCGCGGGCAAGAAGATTCCCGATCCCAAGGACTCTACCAAGACAATCAACCTGCCGACCGGCGGCGCGGCCATCATCGGCGGCTACGTGGACAGCGTGCGGGCCAAGAACGCCAACACCCTGTTCGTGGGAGCCGGCGACCTGATCGGCGCCAGCCCGGTCACCAGCAGCCTGCTGCGTGACGAGCCGACCATCATCGCCATGACCAAAATGGGCATGAAGGTCAGCTCGCTGGGCAACCACGAGTTCGACCAGGGCCTCAAGGAACTGCTGCGCATGCAGAACGGTGGCTGCGACAGCAACGACACCACCAAGGCCTGCAAGTTCCAGAATCCCTATCCGAAGTCTGGGTTCCGTTACCTGGGCGCCAACGTGGTGTACCACGACACGCTGAAGCCGGTCTTCGATCCCTATGAGATCGAAACCACCAAGAGCGGCGCCAAGGTCGCCTTCATCGGCGCGGTGCTGAAGGGCACGCCGGACATCGTGTCGCCGGAAGGCATCAAGGGGCTGGACTTCCTGGACGAGGCTGCCAGCATCAACAAGTACATCCCCGAACTCAAGGCCAAGAAGGTGGACGCCATCTTCGTGCTGATCCACCAGGGCGGCACCTCGCCCGACGGCTACGCGGCCTCGGCCTGCACGACCCTGACCGGCCCGATTGTGGACATTGCCAACGCCATTGATCCAGCGGTCAGCGTGATCATCAGCGGCCACACTCACCAGGGCTATAACTGCAAGGTGGGCGACAAGACCGTGATTCAGGGTGACTTCTACGGCCACCTGCTGCAGCGCGTGGACCTGAAGCTGGACCTGGTCGCCCACAAGGTGCTGAACGTCACGGCTGCGAACGTGATCATGGACGCCAGTGCTGACACCACCATCCCCAAGAGCCAGGACCTGAGCGCGCTGGTCACCAAGGCCAAGGGGCTGACCGACACCATCAAGCTGACCCCGATTGCCAAGATCGCCGCGCCGTCCATCTCCAAGACGCAGAACGCGGCCGGCGAGAGCGCGCTGGGTGACGTGATTGCCGACAGCCAGCTGTACGCGACCAGCGACGCGTCGCACGGCTCGGCCCAGATCGCGTTCATGAACCCGGGTGGCATCCGTGCCGATCTGCTGCCCTCGGCAGCAAACAACACCGTGACTTTTGGTGACACCTACACGGTGCAGCCGTTTGGCAACACCCTGACGGTCATGACCCTGACGGGCGCCCAGATCAAGACGGTGCTGGAGCAGCAGTGGCAGGGCCAGAGCAACGGCCCGCGCATCCTGCAGGTCAGCAAGGGCTTCACCTACAGCTACGACCTGAGCAAGCCGGACGGCAGTAAGGTGGACGCCGCCAGCATCAAGCTGAACGGCACCGTGGTGAACCCCACCTCCGGGTACCGCGTGGTGGTCAACAACTTCATCGCGGGTGGTGGCGACAGCTTCGTGGAGTTCAAGAACGGCACCAACGTGCTGCAGCAGCCGAACCTGGCGGACGTGGACGCCTTCAACGCCTACCTGAAGGCCAACGAGCCCCTGGCCACGCCGGCTCAGGACCGCATCATCAAGCTCGGTCAGTAA
- a CDS encoding YrdB family protein yields the protein MMMLAIFAFLSELVAAVGLGVWGWRSSSLLGLQLLAALGLPLVFAVLWGLFVAPRATLPLPSGPRLLLKAVLFLVAGAALGTLAGRWPALVFLLVALGTSLLPDPA from the coding sequence ATGATGATGCTTGCGATATTCGCATTTCTGTCGGAGCTGGTGGCTGCGGTGGGCCTGGGCGTGTGGGGCTGGCGCAGCAGTTCGCTGCTGGGCCTTCAGCTGCTGGCCGCGCTCGGGCTGCCGCTGGTCTTCGCAGTACTCTGGGGGTTGTTTGTGGCGCCGCGGGCCACCCTGCCGCTGCCGAGCGGACCGCGACTGCTGCTGAAGGCGGTCCTGTTTCTGGTGGCGGGGGCAGCGCTGGGGACCCTGGCCGGACGCTGGCCCGCCCTGGTCTTCCTGCTGGTTGCCCTGGGCACCTCGCTGCTGCCGGACCCAGCCTGA
- a CDS encoding acyl-CoA dehydrogenase family protein, which yields MIEFSLTDEQKQLQQLARDFARREIIPIASEYDQKEELPWQVVEKAHEVGLLNLSVPEHAGGLGLGMLDECLIGEELAYGCMGIYTVLMASELGITPILVGGSEEQQKRFLAPLVEKPALAAFALSEPNNGSDAAAMHTTAVLDGDEWVLNGTKMWISNGGKADITVVFATTDRNGGHRATVALVVEGMPEGMSANKIHHKMGQRASHTAELVFENVRVPRANQLGGLGDGFKIAMKTLDKTRIPVAAGSVGIARRALDESVKYAREREAFGKPITSFQAIQFKLAEMLMGIETGRLMSWKAAWLVDQGLPHATESSIAKAYCSEMAFDAANEAIQVHGGYGYVGEYPVEKLLRDVKLNQIYEGTNEIQRVVISRNLLK from the coding sequence ATGATCGAGTTTTCCCTGACCGACGAACAGAAGCAGCTGCAGCAGCTGGCCCGCGACTTCGCCCGCCGCGAGATCATTCCGATCGCCAGCGAGTACGACCAGAAGGAAGAACTGCCCTGGCAGGTGGTGGAGAAGGCCCACGAGGTGGGTCTGCTGAACCTGTCGGTGCCGGAACACGCCGGCGGGCTGGGCCTGGGCATGCTGGACGAGTGCCTGATCGGGGAGGAGCTGGCCTACGGCTGCATGGGCATCTACACGGTGCTGATGGCCAGCGAGCTCGGCATCACCCCGATTCTGGTGGGCGGCAGCGAGGAGCAGCAGAAGCGCTTTCTGGCCCCGCTGGTGGAGAAGCCGGCGCTGGCCGCCTTCGCGCTCAGCGAGCCGAACAACGGCTCCGACGCGGCGGCTATGCACACCACCGCCGTGCTGGACGGCGACGAGTGGGTGCTGAACGGCACCAAGATGTGGATCTCCAACGGGGGCAAGGCCGACATCACGGTGGTGTTCGCCACCACCGACCGCAACGGCGGACACCGCGCCACGGTGGCGCTGGTGGTGGAGGGCATGCCCGAGGGCATGAGTGCCAACAAGATCCATCACAAGATGGGCCAGCGCGCGTCGCACACCGCCGAGCTGGTGTTCGAGAACGTTCGGGTGCCGAGGGCCAATCAGCTGGGCGGCCTGGGCGACGGCTTCAAGATCGCCATGAAAACGCTCGACAAGACCCGCATTCCGGTGGCGGCCGGCTCGGTGGGCATTGCCCGGCGGGCGCTGGACGAGAGCGTGAAGTACGCCAGGGAGCGTGAGGCCTTTGGCAAGCCGATCACCAGCTTCCAGGCCATCCAGTTCAAGCTGGCTGAGATGCTGATGGGCATCGAGACCGGGCGCCTGATGTCCTGGAAGGCGGCGTGGCTGGTGGACCAGGGCCTGCCGCACGCCACCGAGAGCAGCATTGCCAAGGCCTACTGCAGCGAGATGGCCTTCGACGCCGCCAACGAGGCGATACAGGTGCACGGCGGCTACGGATACGTGGGCGAGTACCCGGTCGAGAAGCTGCTGCGCGACGTGAAGCTCAACCAGATCTATGAGGGCACCAACGAGATCCAGCGCGTGGTGATCTCCAGAAACCTGTTGAAGTAG